From Pogona vitticeps strain Pit_001003342236 chromosome ZW-PAR, PviZW2.1, whole genome shotgun sequence, one genomic window encodes:
- the LOC110082930 gene encoding beta-1,4-galactosyltransferase galt-1-like: MLIHWKPLVAGTSFFVIFILSFASYYWKRSTPWYKIYGTSKSYDRFCRGPLARDTITRLKDKHSFIIAPYFDNRNGILIRIISIIHHEKVKDIHCLLCCQNSGNVTIVKAKIDIHKDRFGFPYGTADLLCGEPPNCTPQYMSIWPSRESDFALIPLFEIKNRNAESSSLEFTVCISTMFGDYNNILQFIQSIEMYKILGAQKVIIYKTKCSQLMEKVLRYYVSEGTIEIVPWPIDLYLKPSSYWHHSMDAKDIGYYGQIAALNDCIYHNMYRSKYVLLIDADEIILPVKDADWKSLMQRLQKKNPGTGVFLFENHVFRNNVFDLNGPFNFSSWSGVPGVNVFRHIFKEPNRKGDFNNKKMVVDPRKVIQTSVHSVLNMYGDTVEVPSDIAFLFHCRIPERKDLTDESLIRDPILWKYNTSLIANINHVLHESHILQSHAKL; this comes from the coding sequence ATGTTAATTCATTGGAAACCACTGGTTGCTGGAACCTCCTTCTTTGTCATCTTTATCTTATCTTTTGCATCGTATTATTGGAAGAGAAGCACACCATGGTATAAAATATATGGAACATCCAAATCTTACGACCGCTTCTGCAGAGGCCCGCTTGCCAGAGACACGATCACACGACTCAAAGACAAACACAGCTTCATCATAGCCCCCTATTTTGACAACCGGAACGGGATTCTCATCCGCATTATTAGTATTATTCATCATGAAAAGGTTAAGGATATTCATTGCTTGCTCTGCTGCCAAAACAGTGGGAACGTTACCATCGTGAAGGCGAAGATCGACATTCACAAAGACCGGTTTGGATTCCCTTATGGCACTGCCGATCTCCTTTGTGGGGAACCACCAAACTGCACTCCACAGTACATGTCAATTTGGCCGTCTCGTGAATCCGACTTTGCCCTAATACCACTTTTTGAGATAAAAAACCGCAACGCGGAAAGCTCTTCTCTAGAATTCACCGTCTGCATCTCCACCATGTTTGGAGACTATAACAACATCTTGCAGTTCATACAGAgcattgagatgtataaaatacTTGGAGCACAGAAAGTTATTATTTATAAGACCAAGTGTAGCCAATTAATGGAAAAAGTCCTAAGATATTACGTCTCTGAAGGGACCATTGAAATTGTTCCCTGGCCCATTGATCTGTACCTTAAGCCTTCCTCTTACTGGCATCATTCCATGGATGCCAAAGACATTGGGTACTATGGGCAAATCGCAGCCCTGAATGACTGCATCTACCACAATATGTACAGAAGCAAATATGTGTTGCTAATTGATGCTGACGAAATTATCCTTCCTGTTAAGGATGCCGATTGGAAATCTCTAATGCAACGGcttcaaaagaaaaatccaggGACTGGAGTGTTCTTGTTTGAAAACCACGTCTTCCGTAACAATGTCTTCGACTTGAACGGTCCATTCAACTTCTCATCTTGGAGCGGCGTGCCTGGCGTGAATGTATTTCGGCACATCTTCAAAGAACCAAACAGGAAAGGTGACTTCAATAACAAGAAGATGGTTGTTGACCCAAGAAAAGTGATTCAGACATCTGTCCATTCTGTTCTCAACATGTACGGAGATACCGTGGAAGTCCCCAGCGACATCGCGTTTCTCTTCCACTGCAGGATACCGGAACGTAAAGATCTGACGGATGAATCCTTGATTCGAGACCCAATCCTTTGGAAATACAACACATCTTTGATTGCGAATATTAACCATGTTCTACATGAATCCCATATTTTACAATCTCATGCCAAACTGTGA